A stretch of DNA from Halobacteriovorax vibrionivorans:
CCACCACCTATTTCTCAAGAGTTCGGTGTAATCCTTCAACAGAACCGAGTAGGGGTAACTTTAGAGGAGTGCTTCGAAAACTTGGCAGCTAGAGTACCAACACAAGACAATGATATGTTCGTTTCAAGTGTTAATATTTTACGCGAAACAGGTGGTAATCTTGCCGAAGTATTTGACACTATCGTCTCTGTTATTCGTGAAAGGATTCGTTTAAAGCAGAAAATTGATACTGCTACGGCCCAGGGAAAGTTCCAAGGACTGACTATTGCGGCCATGCCCTTTGTCATTCTAGCTATTTTCTCATCAAATGACCCAAGTCTATTACCGAAGATGTTTTCGACACCAATAGGGATTGTCTTATTTGTAGTCGCATGTATTTTAGACGGTATTGGGACCTACATTATCCTCCAAATCGTAAAAATCAAGGAATAAAGTTAATATATGTTTAAGTTTTGGTTATTGGATACCGATATATCTAGGGAGAGAATTTAGGATTCTTTAAAACCAAAAAGGAAATACGTCATGAGAATCAGTTTAAAGTTATTAGTACTATGTTTGTTTTCGCTGGCATCGATTGCTGGTGTGAACTTGAAGAACGGAAACTTCTACATCACGTACACGGACATTATTGTGCCTGGTGGTGGGAACGATCTCGTTATTGAAAGAACTTATAATTCAAAATCTCCTGGAAAGGGATGGTTTGGTTATGGTTGGGGTTCTGACTATGAAACACATTTAGTTGTTTCGGCAGATGGGTCAGTAACGATTCATGAAAATGGGTCAGGTGCAAAAACACGCTTCACACCAAGACAGGCCGTTGATCCTAAGGCAGCAGCACAAAAGATTGTGGATGTGATGAGAAAGAAAACATCCCTTTCAACTACAGTTGCAAGTACTCTTGTTAAGAAGCTAACAAATGATGCTGAATTAAGACAGGCGTATGCTAAGAAATTCAATGTTTCTTCAAACCTTGCTGTAGGAACTGAACTTTATTCGAATGTTCGCGGTCTTCAAAAGGTTGTGAAAACTAGAAAGGGTTATATTAGAAAGTATAATGATGGTAAAGAGAACCATTTCAATGAAGATGGTAAGCTTATCGAAGTTAAAGATAAGAATGGTTATGTTGTAAGACTTGATTATTCAAAAGCTGGAACTCTTCAATCAATTAAAGATTCAATGGCAAAGCAAATTTTCTTTAAATGGTACCCGAATGGACTTGTAAAGTCTGTTGAATCAGGTGCAGGAAAGAAAACTGTTTATACTTATGATTCAGCTTATAACTTAAAAGAAGCAAAAGATGTTTCTGGAAACAACTTTAAATATGATTACGATGCTAATCACAACATGACGAAGATTACATATAAAGATGGTACTTTCCAAAAAATTGATTATGAAAAGAAAACACAATTTGTAAAAGAACTTACAAAAAGAAGTGGTGAGGTTGTTAAGTATTCATATGAAAGTAATCCAAAGAATCCAGATTTCCATTACTGGACTTTAGTTGCAAAGAAGTCACCAACTAAGAAAGAAGTTGTAAACCGTTATGAGTATGAAATTAAGAAAAAACCAGACGGGTCTCATTACACTTACCGTATTCTTACTGTAATTAATGGACTTAAGACTGAAACAATTTATACAGAATGTTGTTCTCTTCCAAAGCAAATTAAAAGAGGAAAGCATGTTACAAACTTTGAATATAACAAAGATGGACTACTTGTTAAAAAGAGCTCTTCAAGAGGTGACTTTGTAGAACTTGATTACCACAAGAAGTTTAAGAAGATTACAAAAGTTGTTAATTCAAGAGGTTGGACTGAATTTGATTATGATAAGAAAGGTAACCTAAAGAAAGCTAACAACTCAAAAGGTATGTCAGTTGTTCTTCTTTATGATTCAAAAGGTCGTATCTCTAAGATGATGGACTACAATAAGAAAACAAAGAAGAAAAGAGCACTTGAATTCCAATACAATGCTCAAGGTAAGCCAGTTGAGATTACTATGAATAAAATTGGTAAGATCAATGTTAAATATGATAACTACGGCGAAATTTTAAAAGTAGAGTCTAAAGCAGGACATAAGATGGCCTTACAAGTAACAAGGGCCTTCCAATCACTTTTAGCAATTGTTAAGCCTGCTGGTGTTAACTTAAATATGTAATTGGAGGGAATATATGAAAAAGTTATTAATGGTTTTATTTCTTATGGGTACCCTTTCTGTACAAGCAGAAATGTCAGAAAGTTCAACTCCTTGTGATGCAAATAATAACGAGGCTAAGTGTGAAAGTGGTGATAACTGCTTAACTCTTGACTCTGAGTCTGGAGAAAGTTCTCAAACAGATACATCTGCGAAAGGTGATGGTCAGTAAAAGAAGTTATTAAAATCTATTATAATGAATGGGCCCTCTTTACTAGAGGGCCTTTTTTTTGCTAAAGACTTGTTTTGTCGACAAGAAATAGCTGACTAAATTATAAACGTATTTCGATATCGTATATATTATATAGTATTTAAAAATAGCCTTTCTAAGCATGTTAAGTATATATAATGAAAAATAAACTTATCATTATACTTATCTCTCTACTAAGTACGCAATTATATGCTCTTGAAAAAATTGAATGCCGTGATAGTGATAGTTTATATGTTGAAGAGAAAGTATTTATTTCAAATATTGGCAAGTTGAACTGTGAGTTCTACCAAGATGTCATTGACAC
This window harbors:
- a CDS encoding RHS repeat domain-containing protein, yielding MRISLKLLVLCLFSLASIAGVNLKNGNFYITYTDIIVPGGGNDLVIERTYNSKSPGKGWFGYGWGSDYETHLVVSADGSVTIHENGSGAKTRFTPRQAVDPKAAAQKIVDVMRKKTSLSTTVASTLVKKLTNDAELRQAYAKKFNVSSNLAVGTELYSNVRGLQKVVKTRKGYIRKYNDGKENHFNEDGKLIEVKDKNGYVVRLDYSKAGTLQSIKDSMAKQIFFKWYPNGLVKSVESGAGKKTVYTYDSAYNLKEAKDVSGNNFKYDYDANHNMTKITYKDGTFQKIDYEKKTQFVKELTKRSGEVVKYSYESNPKNPDFHYWTLVAKKSPTKKEVVNRYEYEIKKKPDGSHYTYRILTVINGLKTETIYTECCSLPKQIKRGKHVTNFEYNKDGLLVKKSSSRGDFVELDYHKKFKKITKVVNSRGWTEFDYDKKGNLKKANNSKGMSVVLLYDSKGRISKMMDYNKKTKKKRALEFQYNAQGKPVEITMNKIGKINVKYDNYGEILKVESKAGHKMALQVTRAFQSLLAIVKPAGVNLNM